In Juglans microcarpa x Juglans regia isolate MS1-56 chromosome 4S, Jm3101_v1.0, whole genome shotgun sequence, a single window of DNA contains:
- the LOC121262838 gene encoding LOW QUALITY PROTEIN: subtilisin-like protease SBT2.6 (The sequence of the model RefSeq protein was modified relative to this genomic sequence to represent the inferred CDS: inserted 1 base in 1 codon): MWVSELGCAVLVLCTVLTIGKAEIYIATIEGEPIISYKGGVDGFEAIAVESDEKIDTTSEMVTSYARHLEKKHDMLLGMLFEHGTYKKLYSYRHLINGFAVHISPEQAEILRRAPGVRSVERDWKVRKLTIHTPQFLGLPTGVWPTGGGFDKAGENIVIGFVDSGIYPHHPSFATYNTEPYGPVPKYRGKCELDPDTKRDFCNGKIIGAQHFAEAAIAAGQFNPSVDFASPMDGDGHGSHTAAIAAGNNGIPVRMHGHEFGKASGMAPRARIAVYKALYRYFGGYVADVVAAIDQAVYDGVDILNLSVGPNSPPADTKITFLNPFDATLLSAVKAGVFVAQAAGNGGPFSKTLVSYSPWIASVAAAIDDRRYKNHLTLGNGKILAGIGLSPATDPKQSFTLVAANDVLLDSSVMKYSPADCQRPEVLNKNLVRGNILLCGYSFNFVVGSASVKKVAETAKSLGAIGFVLAVENVSPGTKFDPVPIGIPGILITDVSKSLDLIDYYNISTPRDWTGRVRSFKATGSIGDGLMPILHKSAPQVALFSARGPNIKDFSFQDADLLKPDILXPGSLIWAAWSPNGTDEPNYVGEGFALISGTSMAAPHIAGIAALVKQKHPHWSPAAIKSALMTTSTTLDRAGRPLQAQQNSDKEVMTFVTATPFDYGSGHVNPRAALNPGLIFDAGYEDYLGFLCTTPGIDAHEIKNYTSSPCNYTMGHPWNLNTPSITVSHLVRTQTVTRTVTNVAEEETYVIRTRMAPAIAIEASPRAMTLLPGASRKFSVTLTVRSVTGTYSFGEVLMQGSRGHKVRIPVVAMGYRR, translated from the exons ATGTGGGTATCGGAGCTTGGGTGCGCTGTCCTAGTGCTATGTACTGTCTTGACTATTGGGAAGGCGGAGATTTACATAGCCACAATCGAAGGAGAGCCTATCATAAGTTACAAAGGCGGGGTTGACGGTTTTGAAGCCATAGCTGTGGAATCCGATGAGAAGATTGACACCACCAG TGAAATGGTTACATCCTACGCACGTCACCTTGAAAAGAAACATGATATGCTTCTTGGGATGCTGTTTGAGCATGGGACCTACAAGAAGCTTTATAGCTATCGACATCTCATAAATGGTTTTGCAGTTCACATTTCCCCTGAGCAG GCAGAAATCCTGAGACGTGCACCTGGTGTGAGATCTGTGGAGAGAGATTGGAAGGTGAGGAAACTTACAATACATACGCCACAGTTTTTGGGGCTTCCGACTGGAGTATGGCCAACGGGCGGTGGATTTGATAAGGCTGGAGAAAACATTGTAATTGGATTTGTGGACTCAGGGATCTATCCCCACCATCCAAGCTTTGCGACCTATAATACTGAGCCATATGGACCTGTGCCAAAGTACAGAGGAAAATGTGAACTTGATCCTGACACTAAGAGGGATTTCTGCAATGGGAAGATTATTGGAGCACAGCATTTTGCTGAAGCTGCCATAGCTGCAGGGCAATTTAACCCTTCTGTTGATTTTGCTTCTCCTATGGATGGTGATGGACATGGAAG TCACACAGCAGCTATTGCTGCTGGAAATAATGGAATACCTGTTAGAATGCATGGCCATGAATTTGGGAAGGCAAGTGGAATGGCTCCCCGTGCCAG GATTGCTGTGTACAAGGCACTCTACAGGTATTTTGGAGGGTATGTTGCGGATGTAGTTGCTGCAATTGATCAG GCTGTTTATGATGGGGTGGATATACTCAACCTCTCAGTAGGGCCAAACAGTCCTCCAGCAGATACCAAGATCacatttttaaatccttttGATGCTACACTTCTTTCAGCTGTCAAAGCTGGTGTATTTGTGGCACAGGCAGCCGGAAATGGAGGCCCTTTTTCTAAAACTTTGGTTTCTTACAGCCCATGGATAGCATCTGTGGCAGCTGCAATTGATGATCGCAGATACAAAAACCATTTAACTCTTGGAAATGGAAAAATTCTAGCTGGGATTGGGTTGTCTC CTGCTACGGATCCTAAACAATCATTTACCTTGGTTGCTGCAAATGATGTACTTTTGGATTCTTCAGTAATGAAGTACAGCCCCGCAGACTGCCAGAGACCTGAGGTCCTAAACAAGAACTTGGTTCGGGGGAATATTCTTCTTTGTGGCTATTCCTTTAACTTTGTTGTTGGCAGTGCATCGGTCAAGAAAGTCGCAGAAACAGCCAAGAGCCTTGGTGCCATTGGCTTTGTTTTAGCCGTGGAAAATGTTTCTCCAGGGACAAAATTTGATCCTGTTCCCATTGGCATTCCTGGGATTCTTATCACAGATGTTAGCAAGTCATTG GATCTTATAGACTATTACAACATCTCTACTCCAAGAGATTGGACTGGAAGAGTGAGGAGCTTCAAAGCCACTGGTAGCATTGGGGATGGGCTGATGCCTATACTCCATAAATCCGCACCCCAGGTGGCATTATTTTCTGCTCGAGGGCCCAACATAAAAGATTTCAGCTTCCAAGATGCAGATCTTCTCAAACCAGACATCC GCCCTGGTTCTCTTATTTGGGCTGCTTGGTCTCCAAATGGCACGGATGAGCCTAACTATGTTG GAGAGGGATTTGCCTTGATATCTGGAACTAGCATGGCTGCACCACATATAGCAGGAATAGCTGCTCTTGTAAAGCAGAAGCACCCTCATTGGAGCCCTGCTGCCATCAAGTCAGCCTTGATGACAACTTCAACAACGTTGGACAGAGCAGGAAGACCTCTCCAAGCACAGCAAAATTCTGATAAAGAAGTCATGACGTTTGTCACTGCTACACCTTTTGATTATGGCAGTGGCCATGTCAATCCAAGAGCTGCTCTCAACCCTGGACTTATTTTTGATGCAG GATATGAGGATTACTTAGGGTTCCTATGCACGACCCCCGGAATTGATGCTCACGAGATAAAGAACTACACAAGCTCGCCCTGCAACTACACCATGGGCCACCCATGGAACCTCAACACTCCATCAATCACAGTCTCCCATCTTGTTAGAACTCAAACTGTTACTCGCACAGTGACGAATGTAGCTGAGGAAGAAACCTATGTAATCAGAACCAGAATGGCACCAGCCATTGCCATTGAAGCCAGCCCTCGAGCAATGACTCTGCTTCCCGGTGCATCACGAAAATTCTCTGTGACTCTCACTGTCAGGTCAGTGACTGGAACATACAGTTTCGGAGAGGTTTTAATGCAAGGCAGCCGAGGGCACAAGGTGAGGATCCCAGTGGTAGCTATGGGATACCGAAGGTAG
- the LOC121263160 gene encoding uncharacterized protein LOC121263160 — MGDPSFFDRMISNLRTTCKYYTGYPKDLGPSRVIHFTSEREFVQLLHEGHPVVVAFTIRGNYTKHLDKVLEEAAAKFYPNVKFMRVECPKYPGFCITRQRTEYPFIEIFHSPEQASNQGRAADPNITKYSVKVLPFNYDPSAYGFREFFKRHGIRASEVK; from the exons ATGGGAGATCCTTCATTTTTTGATCGAATGATCAGCAATCTCCGCACAACGTGCAA gtACTATACTGGTTATCCAAAGGATCTTGGGCCATCACGGGTCATTCATTTTACGTCAGAACGTGAGTTTGTTCAGCTGCTTCATGAAGGTCATCCTGTTGTTGTTGCTTTTACCATCAG GGGTAATTACACAAAACATCTCGACAAAGTACTAGAAGAAGCTGCAGCCAAGTTTTATCCAAATGTTAAATTTATGCGC GTTGAGTGTCCAAAATATCCTGGGTTCTGCATAACGCGGCAGAGGACGGAATATCCATTTATTGAGATTTTTCATAGTCCAGAACAG GCATCTAACCAGGGGAGGGCTGCTGAtccaaatattacaaaatactCAGTGAAGGTTCTTCCT TTCAATTACGACCCCAGTGCCTACGGATTCAGAGAATTCTTCAAGCGCCATGGAATACGGGCATCAGAGGTGAAATAA